Proteins from a genomic interval of Aureimonas sp. AU20:
- a CDS encoding (2Fe-2S)-binding protein: MVSFTVNGRRVETDADPAMPLLYLLRGELKLNGAKYGCGVGQCGSCAVLVDGRSTFSCLLPLAALAGREVVTLEGLGAGDKPGPVQAAFIAEQAAQCGYCIPGMIVAVEGLLRRDASPDEAAIREALQPHLCRCGTHARILRAALRVTTPRAPAATPEPKR; encoded by the coding sequence ATGGTGAGCTTCACCGTCAATGGACGGCGCGTCGAGACGGATGCCGATCCCGCCATGCCGCTTCTCTATCTCCTGCGGGGCGAACTGAAGCTGAACGGCGCGAAATATGGTTGCGGCGTCGGCCAGTGCGGCTCCTGCGCCGTGCTTGTGGACGGGCGCTCCACTTTTTCCTGCCTCCTGCCGCTGGCCGCGCTGGCGGGTCGCGAGGTGGTGACGCTGGAGGGGCTGGGCGCCGGCGACAAGCCAGGGCCGGTGCAGGCCGCCTTCATCGCCGAGCAAGCCGCGCAATGCGGCTATTGCATTCCCGGCATGATCGTCGCCGTGGAAGGGCTTCTGCGCCGGGATGCCTCGCCCGACGAGGCGGCGATCCGCGAGGCGCTGCAACCCCATCTCTGCCGTTGCGGAACGCATGCCCGCATCCTGCGCGCCGCCTTGCGCGTGACGACGCCACGCGCGCCCGCAGCCACGCCGGAGCCCAAGCGATGA
- a CDS encoding xanthine dehydrogenase family protein molybdopterin-binding subunit, which translates to MSAGLSRRALLKGGSLTLAFALVPRRLLAQEGDPGGESRTAGGALPGSLEDTPRLDSWIRIEADGTATVFTGKAELGQGVRTALWQIAAEQLAMAPATVRLRTADTAETPNEGFTAGSQSISESGIAIGHAAAEVRQKLLALAADRLGVPAETLTAENGAILAPDGRTLAYGALVEGLDLAVEATQGAPLIAGAARRLVGQPLPRLDIPAKLTGREAYVQDMRPEGMVHGRIVRPPVQGARLRAVASAQVEAMPGVLAVVRNGSFLGVVAETEWQAIAARRTLASLAEWDAPPARPSLASIHDWLRLAPAETSEIAATGGPEPVGDLVTATYRRAYQMHGSIGPSCALAEARDGQLTVWTHTQGVFPDRDAIAELTRLPTGRVRVIHVEGSGCYGHNGADDAAGDAALLALALPGRPVRLQWMREDEHGFEPYGSAMISQLGARLSAEGRITSWRYDVWSMPHSTRPGTAGNLLAGQLVEPPFAPEEPRPIPQPTGGGDRNAIPGYDLPNLSVQNHFVAEMPVRVSALRSLGAYHNVFSIESFMDELALRASVDPVAFRLAHLADPRGRAVIEAAAKRFGWEHWAAKGEMAGRGFGYARYKNLAAYCAVAVELGLDRDTGRVRLGRVVAACDSGEAVNPDGIRNQIEGGLVQAASWTLFEEVAFDAAGPASRDWSSYPILRFADVPASVEVHVIDRVGEPFLGTGEAAQGPMAAAIGNALAHAAGTRIRDLPLRPDRITAALGA; encoded by the coding sequence ATGAGCGCCGGCCTGTCGCGCCGGGCGCTCCTGAAAGGCGGCAGCCTGACGCTCGCCTTTGCCCTCGTGCCCCGGCGGCTGCTGGCGCAGGAGGGCGATCCCGGCGGCGAAAGCAGGACGGCCGGCGGCGCACTTCCCGGCAGCCTGGAGGACACGCCGCGCCTCGACAGCTGGATCCGCATCGAGGCGGACGGCACGGCCACTGTCTTCACCGGCAAGGCCGAGTTGGGCCAGGGCGTGCGCACCGCGCTCTGGCAAATCGCGGCCGAGCAGCTCGCCATGGCGCCCGCCACGGTGCGGCTTCGAACCGCCGACACCGCCGAGACGCCCAATGAGGGGTTCACCGCCGGCAGCCAGTCGATCAGCGAAAGCGGCATCGCCATCGGTCATGCTGCGGCGGAGGTTCGCCAGAAGCTCCTCGCGCTGGCGGCGGACCGGCTCGGCGTCCCGGCCGAGACCCTGACGGCCGAGAACGGCGCGATCCTTGCGCCGGACGGGCGAACACTCGCCTATGGCGCGCTGGTGGAAGGGCTGGATCTCGCGGTGGAGGCGACACAAGGCGCGCCGCTCATCGCGGGCGCCGCCCGCCGCCTCGTCGGCCAGCCCCTGCCCCGGCTCGACATTCCCGCCAAGCTCACCGGCCGCGAGGCCTATGTGCAGGATATGCGCCCGGAGGGCATGGTGCATGGCCGCATCGTGCGCCCGCCCGTGCAGGGCGCCCGCCTGCGCGCGGTTGCCAGCGCCCAAGTCGAGGCGATGCCCGGCGTTCTCGCGGTGGTGCGCAATGGCAGCTTTCTCGGCGTCGTGGCGGAGACGGAATGGCAGGCGATCGCGGCGCGCCGCACGCTCGCAAGCCTTGCCGAATGGGATGCGCCGCCCGCCCGTCCTTCGCTCGCCTCCATCCACGACTGGCTGCGCCTCGCCCCGGCCGAGACGAGCGAGATCGCGGCTACGGGCGGTCCCGAGCCGGTGGGCGACCTCGTCACCGCGACCTATCGCCGGGCCTATCAGATGCACGGCTCGATCGGCCCGTCCTGCGCGCTTGCCGAAGCGCGAGACGGGCAGCTGACGGTCTGGACCCACACGCAAGGCGTCTTTCCCGACCGGGACGCCATTGCCGAGTTGACGCGCCTTCCGACTGGGCGAGTGCGCGTGATCCATGTCGAAGGGTCTGGCTGCTACGGCCACAACGGGGCCGACGACGCGGCAGGCGATGCCGCCCTCTTGGCGCTCGCCCTGCCCGGCCGGCCGGTGCGCCTGCAATGGATGCGCGAGGACGAGCACGGGTTCGAGCCCTATGGCTCGGCCATGATCTCACAGCTCGGCGCGCGGCTTTCGGCCGAGGGACGGATCACCAGCTGGCGCTACGACGTATGGTCCATGCCGCACTCGACGCGGCCGGGCACGGCCGGCAACCTTCTGGCGGGCCAGCTGGTGGAGCCGCCCTTCGCCCCGGAGGAGCCGCGCCCCATCCCGCAGCCGACGGGCGGCGGCGACCGCAACGCCATTCCCGGCTACGACCTGCCGAACCTTTCCGTGCAAAACCATTTCGTCGCCGAGATGCCGGTGCGGGTGTCCGCCCTGCGCTCGCTCGGCGCCTATCACAACGTCTTCTCGATCGAGAGCTTCATGGACGAGCTCGCGCTGCGCGCGAGCGTCGATCCCGTCGCCTTTCGCCTGGCGCATCTGGCCGACCCGCGCGGGCGCGCGGTCATAGAGGCGGCGGCAAAGCGCTTCGGCTGGGAACATTGGGCGGCAAAGGGCGAGATGGCCGGCCGGGGCTTCGGTTATGCCCGCTACAAGAACCTAGCGGCCTATTGCGCGGTGGCGGTCGAACTCGGGCTCGACCGAGACACGGGGCGGGTGCGGCTCGGCCGCGTGGTCGCGGCCTGCGACAGCGGCGAGGCGGTGAACCCGGATGGCATCCGCAACCAGATCGAGGGCGGGCTCGTCCAGGCCGCGAGTTGGACCCTGTTCGAGGAAGTGGCCTTCGACGCCGCCGGCCCCGCCTCGCGCGACTGGTCGAGCTATCCCATCCTGCGCTTTGCCGACGTGCCGGCCTCCGTCGAGGTGCATGTGATCGACCGCGTCGGCGAGCCCTTCCTCGGCACGGGCGAAGCCGCGCAGGGGCCGATGGCCGCCGCGATCGGCAACGCCCTGGCGCACGCTGCAGGGACCCGCATCCGCGACCTGCCGCTGCGGCCGGACCGGATCACCGCCGCGCTCGGCGCCTGA